A DNA window from Haloarchaeobius amylolyticus contains the following coding sequences:
- a CDS encoding orc1/cdc6 family replication initiation protein codes for MTPRFQPDDTLYKRRNTLKVEYVPDDIVGRDNEIEEYEAALQPIINGEYPDNIFIYGKTGVGKTAVTNFLLNELLESAEHFEVDLSVISVNCDGLSTSYQAAISLVNNLREPEHHIAETGHPQSKVYRLLWDELNKLSGTVIIVLDEIDHITDDTFLYQITRADNNGYIDNIQLGLVGISNDSTFREQLDAKVQSSLCETEISFPPYGTEELQKVLEQRADIAFHESALEEGVIPLCAALGRQDGGDARRAITLLRKAGDLARTENADSVTTDHVERAQEKLEAQQSMDIMRDLTEHEQLTLYALTTLAAEDATPARSRSVYQRYKELCELQGRDPRTARRMRSFLSDFEILNLTLSHMEHRGQDGGTYREHELNRDIATVVDALQTIISEFGAHRSIIEYLPDSGEEFAAM; via the coding sequence ATGACTCCCCGATTCCAGCCCGACGACACGCTCTACAAAAGACGGAATACACTCAAAGTCGAGTACGTTCCAGACGACATCGTCGGGCGGGATAACGAGATCGAGGAGTACGAAGCAGCCCTGCAGCCGATTATCAACGGTGAGTACCCCGACAACATCTTCATCTACGGCAAGACAGGCGTCGGCAAAACCGCCGTAACGAACTTCCTCCTGAACGAGCTTCTGGAATCGGCGGAGCATTTCGAAGTCGACCTCTCTGTCATCTCGGTCAACTGCGACGGTCTCAGCACGAGCTACCAGGCCGCGATTAGTCTGGTGAACAACCTCCGAGAACCTGAGCACCACATCGCCGAAACCGGTCACCCTCAATCCAAAGTCTATCGTCTGCTTTGGGATGAGCTCAACAAGCTCTCTGGGACCGTGATCATCGTTCTCGACGAGATTGACCACATTACGGACGACACGTTCCTCTACCAGATCACCCGTGCCGACAACAACGGATACATCGACAACATCCAGCTCGGCCTTGTCGGGATCAGTAACGACTCGACGTTCAGAGAGCAGCTCGACGCGAAGGTTCAGTCGTCGCTGTGTGAAACCGAGATTTCGTTCCCGCCGTACGGCACGGAAGAGCTCCAGAAGGTCCTCGAACAGCGGGCAGACATCGCGTTCCACGAGAGCGCACTCGAAGAGGGCGTGATTCCGCTGTGTGCAGCCCTCGGTCGCCAAGATGGTGGTGACGCCCGACGCGCGATTACACTCCTTCGGAAGGCGGGTGATCTTGCACGCACCGAGAACGCGGATTCAGTAACGACCGACCACGTCGAACGCGCCCAGGAGAAACTCGAGGCACAGCAGAGCATGGACATCATGCGCGACCTCACCGAACACGAGCAACTCACACTCTATGCACTGACCACGCTCGCTGCCGAGGACGCTACCCCTGCCCGGTCGCGGAGCGTCTACCAGCGCTACAAAGAACTCTGCGAGTTGCAGGGTCGAGATCCACGTACTGCTCGCCGGATGCGCAGCTTCTTATCCGACTTCGAGATCCTCAATCTGACCCTCTCGCACATGGAACACCGTGGTCAGGACGGCGGAACATACCGCGAGCACGAACTCAACCGGGACATCGCGACTGTCGTCGACGCGCTACAGACGATCATCAGCGAGTTCGGTGCCCACCGGAGTATCATCGAGTACCTCCCCGACTCTGGTGAAGAGTTCGCTGCGATGTAG